A genomic segment from Salvelinus alpinus chromosome 8, SLU_Salpinus.1, whole genome shotgun sequence encodes:
- the cbln2b gene encoding cerebellin-2b — protein sequence MVVPARCPGPCAMLALSLLMGYGVVYCVAGQNDTEPIVLEGKCLVVCDSNPSSDGGVTSSLGISVRSAGAKVAFSAVRGTNHEPSDMSNTSMTIYFDQALVNIGNHFDLKASVFQAPRRGIYSFGFHVVKVYNRQTIQVNLMQNDYPVISAFAGDQDVTREAASNGVLLQLEREDRVYLKLERGTLMGGWKYSTFSGFLVFPL from the exons ATGGTGGTGCCAGCCCGCTGCCCGGGCCCCTGTGCCATGCTGGCGCTCAGCCTCCTAATGGGATACGGCGTGGTGTACTGCGTCGCCGGCCAGAATGACACGGAACCCATCGTACTGGAGGGGAAATGCCTGGTGGTCTGCGACTCCAACCCTTCCTCGGACGGCGGGGTGACCTCTTCGCTCGGGATATCCGTCCGGTCCGCGGGCGCCAAGGTGGCTTTCTCTGCTGTGCGCGGAACGAATCACGAGCCCTCCGACATGAGCAACACGTCTATGACCATCTACTTTGACCAG GCTTTAGTGAACATCGGCAACCATTTCGATCTCAAAGCGAGTGTCTTCCAGGCGCCAAGGAGGGGAATATACAGCTTCGGCTTTCATGTGGTCAAGGTTTACAACAGACAAACCATACAG GTCAACCTGATGCAGAACGACTACCCGGTCATATCAGCTTTCGCCGGTGACCAGGACGTTACGCGGGAGGCCGCGAGCAACGGCGTTCTTCTGCAACTGGAGCGCGAGGACCGGGTGTATCTGAAGCTGGAACGGGGCACACTCATGGGCGGCTGGAAATATTCCACTTTCTCAGGCTTCCTAGTCTTTCCACTATAA